One window from the genome of Pyrus communis chromosome 16, drPyrComm1.1, whole genome shotgun sequence encodes:
- the LOC137721475 gene encoding RING-H2 finger protein ATL52-like, giving the protein MYIREAKTQTHRRTFITHRNCGLPKLLLPYCLYCWLLLLKKLADLSLSSFSVEGSNPFRLSPLEGSVTTLFLLYIPPEFLSSDKEMEQSRNMLIKMLLSLLNLLRIIKTHYYSFMFMLCDDQYHELPRINYSDHDALQDHNNLFPEVAPSTWLVPLPVHCIAESVKNQLPVVKYRGGNQRDSDHDSHTDTCIVCMDRVEGGQGVRELSNCSHVFHKECLDAWVDEGQFTCPLCRSSLLPKNWTTPESKGQRENEREFGCLDPWRAERMIYLFGDDYQLMR; this is encoded by the coding sequence ATGTATATAAGGGAGGccaagacacaaacacacaggCGTACATTTATCACTCACCGAAATTGCGGGCTGCCGAAGCTTCTCTTACCCTACTGTCTTTACTGCTGGCTTCTTCTGTTAAAGAAATTAGCTGATCTTTCACTATCTTCATTCAGTGTTGAAGGTTCCAATCCTTTCAGGCTTTCACCACTTGAAGGCTCTGTAACTACTCTGTTTTTGCTATATATACCTCCAGAATTTCTTTCATCTGACAAAGAAATGGAGCAATCAAGAAACATGCTCATCAAAATGTTACTCTCCCTTCTCAATCTCCTCAGAATCATCAAGACACACTACTACTCGTTCATGTTTATGTTATGTGATGATCAGTATCACGAGCTTCCGAGAATAAATTATTCTGACCATGATGCGCTACAAGATCACAATAATTTATTCCCGGAAGTAGCCCCTTCAACTTGGTTGGTGCCGTTACCGGTCCACTGCATAGCTGAATCCGTGAAGAACCAACTCCCGGTGGTGAAATATAGAGGAGGCAACCAGCGGGATTCGGATCACGACTCGCACACCGATACGTGTATTGTGTGCATGGATAGAGTGGAAGGAGGGCAAGGGGTGAGAGAGCTTTCCAATTGCTCACATGTATTTCACAAAGAGTGCCTAGATGCTTGGGTTGACGAGGGTCAGTTTACCTGCCCACTGTGTCGATCCAGTCTATTGCCAAAGAATTGGACTACTCCAGAATCAAAAGGTCAAcgggaaaatgagagagaatttGGATGTCTGGATCCATGGAGGGCGGAGAGGATGATTTACTTGTTTGGTGACGATTACCAGCTCATGAGGTAG
- the LOC137720337 gene encoding uncharacterized protein — MSPQEVVSNNLQTLPDLLLTGFSICFLFSFSARATLFSKTPFLHFPSYPRRLFKIPTMSLRQQQQRFPTPQSLSEWLKPRLLSDSLASWGVKPGTKNVHNLWLELSEGESSLANSSPPVRTVQVVTVRIIDNKSRVLVESHQELSDGSVRSRGRPLSEKMKPGEDHESAANRAVMEELGSILNSESSGIVKIVPGSYEKRVEERHSMSYPGLPACYVLHSVDAWVEGLPEGEFCTEEEHEYSDGGAMSIAHEAVYVKKHFWKWVGDASYLSYR; from the exons ATGTCGCCGCAAGAAGTAGTCAGCAACAACCTCCAAACGCTACCCGATCTCCTCCTGACGGGGTTCTCCATCtgcttcctcttctccttctccgCCCGAGCTACCCTGTTCTCCAAAACCCCATTTCTCCATTTTCCTTCCTACCCTCGGCGCCTATTCAAAATCCCCACCATGTCCCTCCGCCAGCAGCAGCAGCGCTTCCCCACCCCACAGTCCCTCTCCGAGTGGCTCAAGCCTCGATTGCTCTCCGATTCTCTGGCCTCTTGGGGGGTCAAGCCCGGGACCAAGAACGTCCACAACCTCTGGCTCGAGCTCTCCGAAGGCGAAAGCTCTTTAGCCAATTCATCCCCTCCGGTTCGAACGGTTCAGGTTGTGACGGTACGGATCATCGACAATAAATCCCGGGTTTTGGTGGAATCCCACCAAGAATTATCGGATGGCAGCGTCAGGAGCCGAGGCCGGCCATTGTCAGAGAAAATGAAGCCGGGAGAGGACCACGAATCTGCGGCGAACCGGGCGGTTATGGAAGAGCTCGGTTCAATATTGAATTCGGAAAGCAGCGGAATTGTGAAGATTGTTCCAGGTTCTTATGAGAAGAGGGTGGAGGAGCGGCATTCGATGTCGTACCCGGGGTTGCCGGCGTGTTATGTGCTGCACTCGGTGGATGCTTGGGTGGAGGGCTTGCCGGAAGGTGAGTTTTGCACCGAGGAGGAGCACGAGTATTCGGATGGCGGTGCGATGAGCATTGCTCACGAGGCTGTGTACGTCAAGAAGCATTTTTGGAAATGG gtTGGAGACGCAAGCTATCTTTCGTATCGTTAA